In Candidatus Rokuibacteriota bacterium, the DNA window CGGTCCCCGCGACCTGCCGCCGGATCCGGAGATGCCTGACCTCCCGTGCCTTCCGGCGATCCTTGATCAACACGTCCGGTCACTCCCTGTCTCGTGCCTCGCCTCGATGTTACTTACTCGGGCCTCGCCTCGTCGCTGGCGCCGGCGATGAAGCTGCCTGCGCCGAAGCGCCTCGGCTCGAACTGCCACGCCTGCGGCTCGTCCGAAGCCCCTCGGCTCGAACTGCCACGTCCCGCTACTTCGCGCCGGCCTTCTTGCCGACCTTCCGGCGGATCACCTCGCCCACGTACTTGATCCCCTTCCCCTTGTACGGGTCCGGCTTCCTCAAGTCGCGAAGCCGCGCTGCCGTCTGGCCGACGAGCTGCTTGTCTGCGCCGCGGAGGGTAATGGCGGTCTGCTTGTCCACCTCGGCCTGAATCCCCTCCGGGAGCGGAAAGACGACGGGATGCGAGTAGCCCAGGGCGAGCTGAAGCGCCCCGCCCTGGAGCTGGGCGCGATAGCCGATCCCCACGATCTCCAGCTTCTTTTCGAACCCCTCCTTCACTCCCTGCACCATGTTGGCGAGCAGCGAGCGGGTGAGCCCGTGGAGGGCCCGGACGCTGCGATGGTCGGAGGCGCGCGCGACGCCCAGCCGACCGTCCTCGAGCGAGACCGTCAGGGTCTCGGGGACCGCGTGAGCGAGCTTGCCCTTCGGCCCCTCCACCCGCACGGTCCGTCCTTCGATCACGACCTTCACGCCGTGCGGGACCGGAATCGGTTTTCGCCCAATCCTAGACATGACCCCTCACCAGACGTAGCAGAGCACTTCCCCGC includes these proteins:
- the rplF gene encoding 50S ribosomal protein L6, with amino-acid sequence MSRIGRKPIPVPHGVKVVIEGRTVRVEGPKGKLAHAVPETLTVSLEDGRLGVARASDHRSVRALHGLTRSLLANMVQGVKEGFEKKLEIVGIGYRAQLQGGALQLALGYSHPVVFPLPEGIQAEVDKQTAITLRGADKQLVGQTAARLRDLRKPDPYKGKGIKYVGEVIRRKVGKKAGAK